In a genomic window of Malaclemys terrapin pileata isolate rMalTer1 chromosome 17, rMalTer1.hap1, whole genome shotgun sequence:
- the GPR21 gene encoding probable G-protein coupled receptor 21 — protein MNSTLVGNQSGRPFCLLAISYLETVNFCLLEVIIIVFLTVLIISGNIIVIFVFHCAPLLNHHTTSYFIQTMAYADLLVGVSCLVPSLSLLHYPIVLRESLVCQVFGYVVSVLKSVSMASLACISIDRYIAITKPLTYNTLVTPWRLRVCILIIWLYSCVVFLPAFFHWGKPGYHGDVFQWCADSWYTDRYFTLFIVMMLYAPAAFIVCFTYFNIFRICQQHTKEINERRVRFSSQDGEAGEAQHCPDKRYAMVLFRITSVFYILWLPYIIYFLLESYAVYRNHTASFLTTWLAISNSFCNCVIYSLSNSVFQKGLKRLSGVVCASCARQRVVKDPSTSRSKRPSNGCHV, from the coding sequence ATGAACTCCACCTTGGTTGGTAACCAGAGTGGGCGGCCATTCTGCCTCCTGGCCATTAGCTACTTGGAGACGGTCAATTTTTGCCTCCTGGAAGTGATTATAATAGTGTTCCTCACCGTGCTGATCATTTCAGGCAATATTATAGTGATATTTGTCTTTCACTGTGCACCTTTACTGAACCACCACACCACCAGCTACTTCATCCAGACGATGGCATATGCTGACCTCCTGGTGGGTGTGAGCTGTCTGGTGCCTTCTTTGTCCTTACTCCATTATCCCATTGTTTTGAGAGAGTCCTTGGTCTGCCAGGTCTTTGGTTATGTGGTATCTGTGCTCAAAAGCGTCTCCATGGCCTCTCTGGCTTGCATTAGCATTGATAGATACATTGCCATCACCAAACCACTGACCTACAATACTCTGGTCACCCCGTGGAGACTCCGCGTCTGCATCCTGATCATTTGGCTGTACTCCTGTGTAGTCTTCTTACCTGCCTTCTTTCACTGGGGAAAGCCTGGATATCATGGGGATGTGTTTCAGTGGTGCGCCGACTCCTGGTACACTGATCGCTATTTCACTCTCTTCATCGTGATGATGCTCTATGCCCCTGCTGCTTTCATCGTCTGCTTCACATACTTCAATATCTtccgcatctgccagcagcacacCAAGGAAATCAATGAAAGGCGAGTGCGCTTCAGCTCCCAGGATGGGGAGGCTGGGGAGGCACAGCACTGCCCCGATAAGCGCTATGCCATGGTTCTCTTCCGCATCACCAGTGTCTTCTATATCCTCTGGTTGCCCTACATCATCTATTTTTTGCTGGAGAGCTATGCTGTCTATAGAAACCACACTGCATCCTTTTTGACCACTTGGCTTGCCATTAGCAACAGTTTCTGCAACTGTGTCATTTACAGTCTCTCCAACAGTGTTTTTCAGAAGGGGCTCAAGCGCCTCTCGGGAGTTGTTTGTGCCTCTTGCGCAAGACAGAGGGTAGTTAAGGACCCCTCAACCTCTAGGAGCAAAAGACCTTCCAATGGATGCCATGTCTAA